TTGGAATCTGGTTGAAGGATCCTGTTCCCCGGGTCGTTGTATGGGTGGCCAATAGAGAAAGTCCTGTTACAGACTCCACGGCAAATCTAACTATCAGCACCAACGGAAGCCTTCTCTTGTATAATGGCAAACATGGTGTTGTCTGGTCCACTGGAGAAAATTTTGCATCTAACGAGTATAGCGCAACTTTGTCAGATGATGGAAACCTTATGGTAATATTAGACAATGTTTCGAGAAGAATTATATGGCAAAGCATTGATCATCTTGGTGATACTATGCTCCCTTTCTCAACCCTGACGTATAATCTCACCACCGGTGAGAAGCGGGTGTTGACTTCTTGGAAAAGTTACACTGATCCCTCTCCTGGCGACTTTGTGGGTGAGGTTACACCTCAAGTGCCACCACAGGTACTTACTATGAGAGGCTCGACGACGTATTGGAGAAGCGGTCCATGGGCTAAAACAAGGTTCACCGGGATACCAGTGATGGATGCATCATTGACAAGTCCATTTAGTCTTCAGCAAGACGCAAACGGGTCAGTATCTTTCTCTTATTTAGACAGAAACTCCAAACCTCCACGTATAACAATAACATCAGAAGGCTCACTGAAGATTTTTCATCATAATGGGACTGACTGGGCAGTAGACTATGAGGCTCCATTAGCCAATTCATGCGATTTTTATGATGTATGTGGACCCTTTGGGTTGTGTGTTATGTCACCATCTCCAAAGTGTAAATGCTTCAAAGGGTTTATACCAAAATCCACTGAGGAGTGGAAAAGAGGAAACTGGACTGGTGGTTGTGTGAGGCGCACCGAACTAGATTGTCTGGGAAATTCTACCGGAAAAGCTGCAGACGTTTTTCATTCTCTTGCCAACATAAAGCCTCCagaattttacaaattttcagCTACTTTGGATGCTGAAGACTGCTACCAAAGTTGCCTCCAAAATTGTTCTTGCTTGGCCTTTGCTTACATTAATGGAATAGGGTGCTTAGCATGGAACCAAGACCTAATGGACGCTGTACAATTTTCTGTGGGAGGAGAGACTCTTTCCATTCGTCTTGCACATTCTGAGTTTGGTATGGCTTACATGACAATTCAAAGACCTTTTTTgtcttttgtaattttattttctactctaTGATAATAGCAAGACTTATCACTTATATATTGTCCAACATTTCTCAGGTGGAAATAAGCGCAAGAAGACCATCGTTGCCACTTCGGTGAGCCTTACCGTTTTTGTGATCTTGGGATTTGCTGCGTTTGGTTTCTGGAGATGCAGAGTGAAACATATTGGTAACACATTCATGACTTTACTAATCAAACAGAACGATCGTAGGGTCTGCTACATCAACCATACACTAAATCAAAACGCTGAGATTTGTTCTTTAAACGATACACTAAATCGAAACACTATAATTTGATCGTTTTGGTGCCTTCGTTTCACCTTGTGGTAAATAAATCTTAATATGCTTAGTTGGCTAGATTACTAGATGTTACGCGCTAACACACCACCTCTAACTAAAATTTCAGCTCATATATCAAAGGATGCATGGAATAATGATTTGAAACAACAAGATGTCCCAGGTTTAGATTTCTTTCAGATGAATACCATACTAACTGCTACCAACAATTTCAGTCCATCAAACAAACTTGGACAAGGTGGATTTGGTTCCGTTTACAAGGTCAGAAACTTTTTGTCCTCTTtgctttttttctattttcttgtgATGACATTTGCAACTTGTTTCAGGGAAAACTGCAAGATGGAAAAGAAATCGCTGTAAAACGGCTTTCTAGCAGCTCTGGGCAGGGCAAAGAGGAGTTCATGAATGAGATAGTACTCATCTCCAAACTCCAACACAGAAACTTAGTACGAGTTCTGGGATGCTGCattgaaggagaagagaagCTATTGATTTATGAGTTTATGGTGAACAAAAGCCTAAATACTTTTATCTTTGGTGGgtctctttttccctcattccTTCCCTCTTAGCTGTTTTCTCTTTGTGTACAACACTTTGTCTTATTTAATGCTATGTTACTGCAAAGATTCAAGAAAAAGGCTGGAGATTGATTGGCCAAAGAGATTTGATATCATTCAAGGTATTGCGCGTGGACTTGTATATCTCCACCGTGACTCACGCCTTAGGGTAATTCACCGAGACCTGAAGGTCAGTAACATTCTTCTAGACGAGAAAATGAACCCAAAAATATCAGATTTTGGTTTGGCTCGGTTGTATCAGGGAACCGAATATCAAGATAACACTCTCCGCGTTGTAGGAACGTTGTAAGAATATATTTCAGAGACATATTTAACTATGATTTAAAGTTAAAATTGATATTAACtttggttaaaaaatatttaacttatgTGCAGAGGATATATGTCTCCTGAGTATGCATGGACTGGAATGTTCTCTGAGAAATCAGACATATACAGCTTCGGAGTAATGCTGTTAGAAATCATCAGTGGAGAGAGAATCTCAAGGTTCAGCTATGGAGAAGAAGGGAAAACCCTTTTTGCATACGTAAGTAAGAATTTAAGTTCTCATGCACTTGCAAATGTTTCAAAACGGTTTGAAAGATCTAAAGGTCTAAACCTAAACAACAGGCGTGGGACTCTTGGTGTGAAACTGGAGGAATTGACCTTTTGGATAAATATGTTGCTGATTCATGTCAGCCATTAGAAGTTGGGAGATGTGTTCAGATTGGTTTGCTCTGTGTTCAACACCAACCTGGGGACAGACCCAACACACTTGAGTTGCTATCCATGCTCACCACAACATCGGATCTTCCATCACCAAAACAACCCACATTTGTTGTGCACACGAGCGACGATGAATCCCGTTTTAGGGAGTTGATAACTGTCAGCGAGACGACAGAATCTGTGAAAACCGGTGGTTGATGGAAATTGTAGAATTGAGGTGTTTGGATTGCTCATGTTTTAGTTGACTTTTCAGTGTTCCCATGACTTCTCTGTAATTAGTGGTCCTTAAACTTGTTTCTGGTAAAGTTAAAAAGACAAAGAATTTGTGTTATTCAAGTCCCAAACTTAACTTGTTGCCTGCAAGAGCATCAAAAGGGTGTTTATATCATCAATTTCCCTCACGGTGTGAATCACTATCACAATTCCTTTTAACTTATATTTCCAACTAAGCTTTCCTCAAAGTCATTCTTATTAAAATAGCATAATAAAGTCATAGCCATCGAGCAAGGAGTGAACTTGGAGACTCCACATCATGTAGTTTGTGGATGTCAGTTTTGTAACATTAGACATGTTAACATTCAAGAGAGTTGCGGGTGTTAGATCAACGATTTCGGCTGTTGCTGATGAGGTCGACATGTTTGAGCAAGAGagatgagaagaagagaaacgaaAAGGGGAGGGATGAAAGAGCCGAAAAAGAGAGACAGGATTAGATttcctgctctgataccataaaagaGTTGTAGAAGATGATGTTTATTACAGGCACTGGAGCCGTCAATATATACAGAAAGACAAGAGCCTTCTAGGTCTAGAAGTAAATACACATTCCTTATTCTATACGTAAGATATTATCTACATTGATGACTAGAATATTCTGAGGAGAAGGCAATGATCTTGTGTATCCTTAACACACAAAACATCGtaagaaaataactcaaaatcAACTAATTAGAGGGATCTAATTGATTAATACTCTTATCAACTGATTTATTCATATAATCATCTGACTTATTAGTATGGGTAGAAAACAACATCAATATATTCACTGTCTTTCTCTCATTgtatctctctatctctctcttttccTCCCACTATACTCTTTTTATCACTCCACTGATCGTCTCATTCTCTTAAACATTCCACACGCCTCCGTCTTCATCTTCTCTAGC
The nucleotide sequence above comes from Brassica napus cultivar Da-Ae chromosome A9, Da-Ae, whole genome shotgun sequence. Encoded proteins:
- the LOC106420617 gene encoding G-type lectin S-receptor-like serine/threonine-protein kinase At1g61490 isoform X1 gives rise to the protein MGMTPSFFACFLLLTMFLSLSYEAITPTSPLSIGQTLSSSNGVYELGFFSPNNSQNQYVGIWLKDPVPRVVVWVANRESPVTDSTANLTISTNGSLLLYNGKHGVVWSTGENFASNEYSATLSDDGNLMVILDNVSRRIIWQSIDHLGDTMLPFSTLTYNLTTGEKRVLTSWKSYTDPSPGDFVGEVTPQVPPQVLTMRGSTTYWRSGPWAKTRFTGIPVMDASLTSPFSLQQDANGSVSFSYLDRNSKPPRITITSEGSLKIFHHNGTDWAVDYEAPLANSCDFYDVCGPFGLCVMSPSPKCKCFKGFIPKSTEEWKRGNWTGGCVRRTELDCLGNSTGKAADVFHSLANIKPPEFYKFSATLDAEDCYQSCLQNCSCLAFAYINGIGCLAWNQDLMDAVQFSVGGETLSIRLAHSEFGGNKRKKTIVATSVSLTVFVILGFAAFGFWRCRVKHIAHISKDAWNNDLKQQDVPGLDFFQMNTILTATNNFSPSNKLGQGGFGSVYKGKLQDGKEIAVKRLSSSSGQGKEEFMNEIVLISKLQHRNLVRVLGCCIEGEEKLLIYEFMVNKSLNTFIFDSRKRLEIDWPKRFDIIQGIARGLVYLHRDSRLRVIHRDLKVSNILLDEKMNPKISDFGLARLYQGTEYQDNTLRVVGTLGYMSPEYAWTGMFSEKSDIYSFGVMLLEIISGERISRFSYGEEGKTLFAYAWDSWCETGGIDLLDKYVADSCQPLEVGRCVQIGLLCVQHQPGDRPNTLELLSMLTTTSDLPSPKQPTFVVHTSDDESRFRELITVSETTESVKTGG
- the LOC106420617 gene encoding G-type lectin S-receptor-like serine/threonine-protein kinase At1g61490 isoform X2 encodes the protein MGMTPSFFACFLLLTMFLSLSYEAITPTSPLSIGQTLSSSNGVYELGFFSPNNSQNQYVGIWLKDPVPRVVVWVANRESPVTDSTANLTISTNGSLLLYNGKHGVVWSTGENFASNEYSATLSDDGNLMVILDNVSRRIIWQSIDHLGDTMLPFSTLTYNLTTGEKRVLTSWKSYTDPSPGDFVGEVTPQVPPQVLTMRGSTTYWRSGPWAKTRFTGIPVMDASLTSPFSLQQDANGSVSFSYLDRNSKPPRITITSEGSLKIFHHNGTDWAVDYEAPLANSCDFYDVCGPFGLCVMSPSPKCKCFKGFIPKSTEEWKRGNWTGGCVRRTELDCLGNSTGKAADVFHSLANIKPPEFYKFSATLDAEDCYQSCLQNCSCLAFAYINGIGCLAWNQDLMDAVQFSVGGETLSIRLAHSEFGGNKRKKTIVATSVSLTVFVILGFAAFGFWRCRVKHIGNTFMTLLIKQNDRRMLRANTPPLTKISAHISKDAWNNDLKQQDVPGLDFFQMNTILTATNNFSPSNKLGQGGFGSVYKGKLQDGKEIAVKRLSSSSGQGKEEFMNEIVLISKLQHRNLVRVLGCCIEGEEKLLIYEFMVNKSLNTFIFDSRKRLEIDWPKRFDIIQGIARGLVYLHRDSRLRVIHRDLKVSNILLDEKMNPKISDFGLARLYQGTEYQDNTLRVVGTLGYMSPEYAWTGMFSEKSDIYSFGVMLLEIISGERISRFSYGEEGKTLFAYAWDSWCETGGIDLLDKYVADSCQPLEVGRCVQIGLLCVQHQPGDRPNTLELLSMLTTTSDLPSPKQPTFVVHTSDDESRFRELITVSETTESVKTGG